In a single window of the Pedococcus dokdonensis genome:
- a CDS encoding LamB/YcsF family protein — protein sequence MTTIDLNADLGESFGRWTLGDDEAMLDVVTSANVACGFHAGDPRGLLRVCELAAERGVVVGAQVGYRDLAGFGRRFIDLDPADLTADVVYQLGALQGICAATGTTVRYVKPHGALYNAVVHHRAQAEAVVEAVRRVDPTLPLLGLPGSALLDAAGAAGLATVTEAFADRAYTASGTLVPRSEDGAVLRDPDAVAARAVRMVVAGEVEAADGAVVRVGARSLCVHGDSPGAVSMATAVRSRLEAAGVELRPFVTPSD from the coding sequence GTGACCACCATCGACCTCAACGCCGACCTCGGCGAGTCGTTCGGCCGGTGGACGCTCGGCGACGACGAGGCGATGCTCGACGTCGTCACGAGTGCCAACGTCGCCTGCGGCTTCCACGCCGGCGACCCGCGCGGGCTGCTGCGCGTCTGCGAGCTGGCCGCCGAGCGCGGGGTGGTCGTCGGGGCCCAGGTCGGCTACCGCGACCTCGCGGGCTTCGGGCGCCGGTTCATCGACCTCGACCCGGCCGACCTGACCGCCGACGTGGTCTACCAGCTCGGCGCGCTCCAGGGGATCTGCGCCGCCACCGGCACCACCGTCCGCTACGTCAAGCCGCACGGCGCTCTCTACAACGCGGTCGTGCACCACCGGGCGCAAGCCGAGGCCGTCGTCGAGGCGGTCCGTCGGGTCGACCCGACGCTTCCCCTCCTCGGCCTGCCGGGGTCGGCGCTGCTCGATGCGGCGGGCGCCGCCGGGCTCGCCACCGTGACCGAGGCGTTCGCCGACCGGGCCTACACGGCCTCGGGGACGCTCGTCCCGCGGTCCGAGGACGGCGCCGTGCTGCGCGACCCCGACGCGGTGGCAGCGCGGGCCGTGCGGATGGTGGTGGCCGGTGAGGTCGAGGCCGCCGACGGCGCCGTGGTCAGGGTCGGTGCCCGGTCGCTCTGCGTGCACGGCGACAGCCCCGGCGCGGTCTCGATGGCCACCGCCGTGCGGTCCCGGCTCGAGGCCGCGGGGGTCGAGCTGCGGCCCTTCGTCACCCCGAGCGACTAG
- a CDS encoding DUF6131 family protein: protein MIVLGIILLILGLLVSSLKILVTIGAILIVVGLVLAILGGTGRAIGGRKHWY from the coding sequence GTGATCGTCCTCGGCATCATCCTGCTGATTCTCGGTCTGCTCGTCAGCAGCCTGAAGATCCTGGTGACCATCGGCGCCATCCTCATCGTGGTCGGCCTCGTGCTGGCCATCCTGGGCGGCACCGGTCGGGCCATCGGTGGCAGGAAGCACTGGTACTGA
- a CDS encoding MOSC domain-containing protein: MGVDAVQSVAVDERGLLGDREWAVYDSARKLATGKHSRRFRRMDPVFTASARRDGDDTHVTLPGGVTVVAGTPEADAALSEHFGEPVSVRRETDIQHQDGATFSIVGTATLEELGRHEGDGRPVDPRHLRTNVVVATTEPFVEESWLGREVRIGAVVVRVTETTERCRMVGVAQVGLAERPGMLKAISEHHDLNAGVYATVVQPGTISLGDEVARGA; encoded by the coding sequence ATGGGTGTCGACGCGGTGCAGTCGGTCGCGGTCGACGAGCGCGGGCTGCTCGGCGACCGGGAGTGGGCGGTCTACGACTCGGCGCGCAAGCTGGCCACGGGCAAGCACTCCCGACGGTTCCGGCGGATGGATCCGGTCTTCACCGCGTCGGCCCGCCGCGACGGTGACGACACCCACGTGACCCTGCCCGGTGGGGTCACGGTGGTCGCCGGCACTCCCGAGGCGGATGCGGCGCTGAGCGAGCACTTCGGCGAGCCCGTCTCGGTCCGGCGCGAGACCGACATCCAGCACCAGGACGGTGCGACGTTCTCGATCGTCGGCACCGCCACGCTCGAGGAGCTCGGTCGGCACGAGGGCGACGGACGACCAGTGGACCCACGCCACCTGCGCACCAACGTCGTCGTCGCCACCACCGAGCCGTTCGTCGAGGAGAGCTGGCTCGGGCGCGAGGTCCGAATCGGTGCGGTCGTCGTGCGGGTCACCGAGACGACCGAGCGCTGCCGGATGGTGGGCGTGGCCCAGGTCGGCCTGGCCGAGCGACCCGGCATGCTCAAGGCGATCAGCGAGCACCACGACCTCAACGCTGGCGTCTACGCGACCGTGGTCCAGCCTGGCACCATCTCCCTAGGCGACGAGGTGGCGCGCGGGGCCTGA
- a CDS encoding sensor histidine kinase, with the protein MPTLNEVLQSATDLAPAEVEWLQLLVGDWQLISDLSFGDLVLWVPGGLEGWLAVAHVRPTTGQMVFFEDVVGRRTHRGRQSLLDQAYLDQRIVREKDPIFRDDMPVREEAIPVVRQGRALAVITRHTNLAAMRTPSRLELTYQALADAMARMIAAGEFPNTSAPTGQRRGAPRVGDGVIRLDVNGIVSYASPNALSAVHRLGHVGDVIGELLAKVVADLLRDEAPVDESLALVVTGRAPWRTEVTSRGASVSMRAIPLTEGGNRIGALLLLRDVSELRRRELELLTKDATIREIHHRVKNNLQTVAALLRLQARRLPEGEAGRVALEEAVRRVGVIALVHETLSQGFDETVDFDDIAVRGLQAITEVAKIEHPISSQLHGSFGTLRAEDATALAMVLSELIQNAVEHGLAETGGGTVEVTAQRSTDDRGDELLTVTITDDGAGLPGDFKPGGSGLGTQIVQSLVQDLRGRISWDAAKPRGTRVRFIARLRPLGRDGG; encoded by the coding sequence GTGCCCACGCTCAACGAGGTGCTCCAGTCCGCCACCGACCTCGCGCCCGCCGAGGTGGAGTGGCTGCAGCTGCTCGTCGGCGACTGGCAGCTGATCTCGGACCTGTCGTTCGGCGACCTGGTGCTGTGGGTGCCGGGTGGTCTGGAGGGCTGGCTGGCCGTCGCGCACGTGCGACCGACGACCGGCCAGATGGTGTTCTTCGAGGACGTCGTCGGCCGGCGGACGCACCGGGGTCGGCAGTCGCTGCTCGACCAGGCCTACCTGGACCAGCGGATCGTCCGGGAGAAGGACCCGATCTTCCGCGACGACATGCCGGTCCGGGAGGAAGCCATCCCGGTCGTGCGCCAGGGCCGCGCACTGGCGGTGATCACCCGCCATACCAACCTTGCCGCGATGCGCACGCCGAGCCGGCTGGAGCTGACCTACCAAGCGCTGGCCGACGCGATGGCGCGGATGATCGCGGCGGGGGAGTTCCCGAACACCTCGGCGCCCACCGGTCAGCGGCGTGGTGCGCCGCGCGTGGGTGACGGCGTGATCCGGTTGGACGTCAACGGGATCGTGTCCTACGCCAGCCCCAACGCGCTCTCGGCCGTGCACCGGCTCGGCCACGTCGGTGACGTGATCGGCGAGCTGCTCGCCAAGGTGGTGGCCGACCTGCTGCGCGACGAGGCGCCGGTCGACGAGTCGCTGGCGCTGGTGGTCACCGGGCGGGCGCCCTGGCGCACCGAGGTGACGTCCCGTGGCGCGAGCGTCTCGATGCGGGCGATCCCGCTCACCGAGGGCGGCAACCGGATCGGTGCGCTGCTGCTCCTGCGCGACGTCTCGGAGCTGCGGCGTCGCGAGCTCGAGCTGCTCACCAAGGACGCGACGATCCGCGAGATCCACCACCGTGTGAAGAACAACCTGCAGACCGTGGCGGCGCTGTTGCGGCTCCAGGCCCGTCGGCTGCCCGAGGGCGAGGCCGGGCGGGTGGCGCTGGAGGAGGCGGTGCGCCGGGTCGGGGTGATCGCGCTGGTGCACGAGACACTGAGCCAGGGGTTCGACGAGACGGTGGACTTCGACGACATCGCGGTGCGCGGGCTGCAGGCGATCACCGAGGTGGCCAAGATCGAGCACCCGATCAGCTCGCAGCTGCACGGGTCGTTCGGCACGCTGCGGGCCGAGGACGCGACGGCGCTCGCGATGGTGCTGTCCGAGCTGATCCAGAACGCCGTGGAGCACGGGCTCGCCGAGACCGGTGGGGGCACGGTCGAGGTGACGGCGCAGCGCAGCACCGACGACCGGGGCGACGAGCTGCTCACGGTGACGATCACCGACGACGGGGCCGGGCTGCCCGGCGACTTCAAGCCCGGTGGGTCGGGGCTCGGCACCCAGATCGTGCAGTCGCTGGTGCAGGACCTGCGGGGCCGGATCAGCTGGGACGCAGCAAAGCCGCGCGGTACGCGGGTGCGTTTCATCGCGCGGCTTCGGCCACTGGGCAGGGACGGCGGCTGA
- a CDS encoding 5-oxoprolinase subunit C family protein: MTGWERTTPEPAAPARLEVLEPGPLALLQDRGRPGLSELGVGPSGAADRGAFALGARLLGQGTDLAAVEAHHGGLGLRALDTVTVVLTGAPTPATIDARPVGHAAPLTLRRGSVLALGAPVSGMRTYVSVRGGIAVPMVLGSRSYDTLSGIGPPPLRAGDVLPVGRPAGQPTVDVAPVAPPSAGPVTLDALPGPRRDWLHDPTRLTAATWTVDPASDRVGIRLDGPALRRTAALVDRELPSEGVVRGAVQVPADGRPVLFLADHPVTGGYPVVAVLTDHATDLAAQLVAGQQVRVRLLSSRS, translated from the coding sequence GTGACTGGCTGGGAGCGCACGACACCGGAGCCCGCGGCACCCGCCCGTCTCGAGGTGCTGGAGCCGGGGCCGCTGGCGCTGCTCCAGGACCGCGGCCGACCCGGTCTGTCCGAGCTCGGGGTCGGGCCTTCCGGGGCCGCCGACCGGGGTGCCTTCGCGCTCGGAGCGCGCCTCCTCGGCCAGGGCACCGACCTCGCGGCGGTCGAGGCGCACCACGGTGGCCTCGGCCTCCGGGCGCTCGACACGGTCACCGTCGTGCTGACCGGGGCGCCCACCCCGGCCACCATCGATGCCCGCCCGGTGGGTCACGCCGCTCCACTCACCCTGCGACGCGGCTCCGTCCTGGCGCTGGGCGCACCGGTCAGCGGCATGCGCACCTATGTCAGCGTCCGCGGCGGTATCGCGGTGCCCATGGTGCTCGGATCTCGTTCGTACGACACGCTTTCTGGCATCGGGCCGCCACCCCTGCGGGCCGGCGACGTGCTGCCGGTCGGCCGACCGGCCGGTCAGCCCACTGTCGACGTCGCGCCCGTCGCCCCTCCGTCGGCCGGGCCGGTCACGCTCGACGCACTGCCCGGCCCACGCAGGGACTGGCTGCACGACCCGACGCGGCTGACCGCTGCCACCTGGACGGTCGACCCGGCCAGCGACCGCGTGGGCATCCGGCTCGACGGCCCTGCGCTGCGTCGGACCGCTGCGCTGGTCGACCGCGAGCTCCCCAGTGAGGGGGTGGTCCGTGGCGCGGTGCAGGTGCCTGCCGACGGCCGCCCGGTGCTCTTCCTCGCCGACCACCCGGTCACCGGCGGCTACCCCGTCGTGGCCGTCCTCACCGACCACGCCACCGACCTCGCCGCCCAGCTCGTTGCAGGTCAGCAGGTGCGCGTGCGACTTCTGTCGTCGCGATCCTGA
- a CDS encoding PPOX class F420-dependent oxidoreductase: MTLTPDLAALGDEKFVSLTTFRKSGKPVPTTVWVGRDGDTLVVTTPSGSGKVKRLRNDQRIELRPSTRRGDVDDSATPVAGVAEVVEGAAAMDRLHAVLGDKYGLEYKLVMRLEKLLKRGNRSRVMLRIRPADHAA; encoded by the coding sequence GTGACCCTGACTCCTGACCTGGCCGCCCTCGGGGACGAGAAGTTCGTCTCCCTCACCACGTTCCGCAAGTCCGGCAAGCCGGTGCCGACCACCGTCTGGGTGGGGCGCGACGGCGACACGCTCGTCGTGACGACACCGAGCGGGAGCGGCAAGGTGAAGCGGTTGCGCAACGACCAGCGCATCGAGCTCAGGCCGTCGACACGCCGCGGCGACGTCGACGACTCGGCGACTCCCGTGGCGGGTGTGGCTGAGGTCGTCGAGGGTGCCGCGGCGATGGACCGGCTGCACGCGGTGCTCGGGGACAAGTACGGGCTCGAGTACAAGCTGGTGATGCGCCTCGAGAAGCTGTTGAAGCGCGGCAACAGGTCGCGGGTGATGCTGCGAATCCGGCCGGCCGACCACGCCGCCTGA
- a CDS encoding FtsK/SpoIIIE domain-containing protein yields the protein MRLQLTVVDGLGSRAGAAGAAGEGEAVQGEAVQGEVVEVEVEAPTGSTASELATALGAVFVTSETTGRPRTAGLVATTISVAGKVVDPTSLVGSAPLLDGAAVTVSSGLTTPASAGVPVPRFAMWLAVTHGPDAGRTSQLGLGRHTLGRGADASILIEDAALSRVHALLEITADAITVADGGSTNGTELDGTPVGGSPTPAPLGATIRIGDSLVRIRTGDDVPAASRACGEGTIAINRRPRLRAASPARSVTLPDAPTAPSTSRLPWVAMALPLPVAALLAVFFGPTMLAFAVMSPLMMAGTAFGDRVTTRRRYAAEHAAYERRLRAAEEAVDRACRAEEAALDEALPDPAQVLTIASTPTARLWERRIDDPDALVVAVGWCSTPAAVRVTDPTGADAAEPPLLHRVPCTLAVGELGVVGICGRRETVLGVLRSVVGQLVTFHSPLDLSLALLTGTAAAQQDWSWLARLPHVRSPEGVPQGGWLLGQGAPGAAPTAPTAPTAPTRLAGLAATVRDRHRAQPPGAAWAGPRTVLLLDDAAALRGLPDLAEVLARGPRVGIHVVAAADHRAGLPSETAAVLDLTAPEAPRLHRLGEAPQPLTADQVGPWWADRLSRSLAPLRDATPGAAAASPPRQVGLLELLAAPGGSGDDLSLTSEDVARGWSLAPRSTAIPLGHTSDGRHVVDLAGDGPHVLVAGTTGAGKSELLRTLVASLAVRNRPEHLSMVLVDYKGGAAFRDLAALPHVGSLVTDLDEHLASRALVSLRAELKHRERTLAAAGVSDFVAYESLPSVRPPALARLVIVVDEFRALAEELPEFVTGMVSIASLGRSLGVHLVLATQRPAGVVTADIKANLNLRIGLRLRDRADSLDVLEAPDAATIDPATPGRALVRTGGGDLLAVQVAHPGATTTRTRPDGIRVRRLPWGHAPQPWPAPPGPIVEERSDLAVVVAAVQGAATAVGARPAANPWLPALPRRIVAAALPRTATPRQFPIGLVDEPGRQRQPPLTVSLDEPHAWGFAGAARSGRTTALLTFVGSAASACGPDELHVYAVSAGSLSTLQSLPHCGAHVAVDDLARLSRLVDRLAAAVDERRAHATTPGALLLVIDDWELLAERTADHDGGRLATRLLGLVRDGVGAGLTTAVAGGRSLLVGGAAAALGHRVVLRVDDPTDLLLAGLPPRSKPVDLTPGRGLLADGREVQLALPPERELATDWSGAGRLPWRIDALPDRVALDSLPRPAPTEGTVWVGVGGDELAPLGLDPGRVGRRWAVVGGRRSGVSTSLTTIATGLLHQGRPVCAVARPNDAWAGLVGDPRLSWCTDPQQVADLLEQRRRHPDLAIVVDDADDLVDTSIGGALRELAGLVDRDGGLVVVGAHDDTLSLQYRGLAIEVARHGCGILLGPTSTSAADLLAARVTVDRAALPGRGYLVRPGVAVPLQVASHTVGE from the coding sequence ATGCGCCTCCAGCTCACCGTCGTCGACGGCCTCGGCAGCCGGGCGGGCGCGGCGGGCGCGGCGGGCGAGGGTGAAGCGGTCCAGGGTGAAGCGGTCCAGGGTGAAGTGGTCGAGGTCGAGGTCGAGGCCCCGACCGGCTCGACCGCGAGTGAGCTGGCGACGGCTCTGGGCGCCGTGTTCGTCACTTCAGAGACGACCGGGCGACCTCGCACCGCGGGTCTGGTCGCCACGACCATCTCGGTCGCCGGCAAGGTCGTCGACCCCACCTCCCTGGTGGGTTCGGCTCCCCTGCTGGACGGGGCCGCGGTCACGGTCTCCTCCGGCCTCACCACGCCGGCGAGCGCCGGTGTGCCGGTGCCACGGTTCGCGATGTGGCTGGCCGTGACGCACGGTCCCGACGCCGGCCGCACAAGCCAGCTCGGGCTGGGTCGCCACACGCTCGGGCGTGGCGCCGACGCCTCGATCCTGATCGAGGACGCCGCGCTCTCCCGGGTGCACGCCCTGCTCGAGATCACCGCGGATGCGATCACGGTGGCCGACGGCGGGTCCACCAACGGCACCGAGCTCGACGGCACACCGGTCGGAGGCTCTCCCACGCCGGCGCCCTTGGGGGCGACCATCCGCATCGGTGACAGCCTGGTGCGGATCCGCACCGGAGATGACGTCCCGGCAGCCTCGCGCGCCTGCGGCGAGGGAACGATCGCCATCAACCGCCGACCCCGGCTCCGGGCTGCGTCGCCCGCGCGGTCGGTCACGCTTCCCGACGCACCCACAGCGCCCTCGACGAGCCGCCTGCCGTGGGTGGCCATGGCCCTCCCGCTCCCGGTGGCGGCCCTCCTCGCCGTCTTCTTCGGGCCGACCATGCTCGCGTTTGCGGTGATGAGCCCGCTGATGATGGCCGGGACCGCCTTCGGTGACCGCGTGACCACCAGACGGAGGTATGCCGCCGAGCACGCGGCGTACGAGCGTCGACTCCGGGCGGCCGAGGAGGCCGTGGACCGGGCCTGCCGGGCCGAGGAAGCAGCCCTCGACGAGGCGCTGCCGGACCCGGCCCAGGTCCTGACGATCGCGTCGACTCCGACGGCCCGACTCTGGGAACGACGCATCGACGACCCGGACGCGCTCGTCGTGGCCGTCGGGTGGTGCAGCACTCCCGCGGCGGTCCGGGTCACCGATCCGACCGGCGCGGATGCGGCGGAACCGCCACTGCTGCACCGGGTTCCCTGCACGCTTGCCGTGGGCGAGCTCGGAGTCGTCGGCATCTGCGGAAGGCGGGAGACAGTCCTCGGAGTTCTTCGCTCAGTCGTGGGACAGCTCGTCACGTTCCACTCGCCGCTCGACCTCAGCCTCGCCCTCCTCACGGGGACCGCCGCGGCCCAGCAGGACTGGTCGTGGCTCGCCAGGCTGCCGCACGTGCGCTCGCCTGAAGGCGTCCCTCAGGGCGGTTGGCTGCTGGGGCAGGGCGCCCCGGGCGCGGCACCGACGGCACCGACGGCACCGACGGCACCGACCAGGCTGGCCGGGCTGGCCGCCACGGTGCGGGACCGGCACCGCGCGCAGCCGCCCGGGGCGGCCTGGGCAGGCCCGCGCACCGTGCTGTTGCTCGATGACGCGGCTGCGCTGCGCGGCTTGCCCGACCTGGCCGAGGTGCTCGCCCGCGGACCCCGGGTCGGCATCCACGTCGTGGCCGCCGCCGACCACCGGGCCGGGCTGCCGTCGGAGACTGCGGCGGTCCTCGACCTGACCGCGCCCGAGGCCCCCCGCCTGCACCGGCTCGGCGAGGCGCCACAACCCCTGACCGCCGACCAGGTCGGTCCGTGGTGGGCCGATCGGCTCAGCCGCAGCCTCGCACCGCTGCGTGACGCCACACCCGGGGCGGCGGCCGCCTCGCCCCCGCGACAGGTCGGTCTCCTCGAGCTGCTCGCCGCACCCGGCGGCTCGGGCGACGACCTTTCCCTGACCAGCGAGGACGTCGCCCGTGGCTGGTCCCTGGCACCACGGAGCACGGCGATACCCCTCGGGCACACCAGCGACGGTCGCCACGTCGTCGACCTCGCCGGCGACGGTCCTCACGTCCTGGTGGCCGGCACGACCGGAGCCGGCAAGTCGGAGCTGCTGCGCACCCTCGTGGCCTCGCTGGCCGTGCGCAACCGGCCCGAGCACCTCTCGATGGTGCTGGTCGACTACAAGGGAGGGGCCGCCTTCCGTGACCTCGCCGCCCTCCCCCACGTCGGGAGCCTGGTCACCGATCTCGACGAGCACCTGGCCTCGCGGGCCCTGGTCAGCCTGCGCGCGGAGCTGAAGCACCGCGAACGGACACTGGCCGCCGCCGGGGTGTCGGATTTCGTTGCCTACGAATCACTTCCGTCGGTTCGCCCGCCCGCACTCGCCCGGCTCGTCATCGTCGTCGACGAGTTCCGCGCCCTCGCCGAGGAGCTCCCCGAGTTCGTCACCGGCATGGTCTCGATCGCCTCACTGGGGCGCTCGCTGGGCGTGCACCTTGTCCTCGCGACGCAGCGTCCCGCAGGTGTGGTCACTGCTGACATCAAGGCGAACCTCAACCTCCGGATCGGGCTCAGGTTGCGGGACCGCGCCGACTCGCTCGACGTGCTCGAGGCCCCCGACGCCGCCACGATCGACCCGGCCACCCCGGGGCGAGCGCTGGTGCGCACCGGCGGCGGGGACCTGCTCGCCGTCCAGGTGGCGCACCCGGGCGCCACGACCACTCGCACCCGGCCGGACGGCATACGGGTGCGAAGACTGCCGTGGGGCCACGCACCGCAACCGTGGCCCGCCCCACCCGGCCCGATCGTCGAGGAGCGCTCCGACCTCGCAGTGGTCGTCGCCGCCGTGCAGGGCGCTGCGACCGCGGTCGGCGCCCGGCCAGCGGCCAACCCATGGCTGCCTGCCCTTCCCCGGCGCATCGTGGCCGCAGCCTTGCCGCGCACGGCAACGCCGCGACAGTTCCCGATCGGGCTCGTCGACGAACCCGGACGGCAGCGTCAGCCGCCCCTGACCGTCTCGCTCGACGAGCCGCACGCCTGGGGTTTCGCGGGCGCCGCGCGGAGTGGGCGCACCACCGCACTGCTCACCTTCGTCGGCTCGGCCGCCTCCGCCTGTGGACCGGACGAGCTGCACGTGTATGCCGTGAGTGCGGGTTCTCTCTCGACCTTGCAGTCCCTGCCGCACTGCGGCGCGCACGTGGCCGTCGACGACCTCGCGCGACTCTCGCGCCTGGTCGACCGGTTGGCGGCTGCAGTCGACGAAAGACGTGCGCACGCGACGACGCCAGGCGCCCTTCTCCTCGTGATCGACGACTGGGAGCTCCTGGCAGAGCGCACCGCGGACCATGACGGCGGTCGGCTGGCCACGAGGCTGCTCGGGCTGGTCCGCGACGGCGTCGGCGCGGGACTGACCACTGCCGTCGCGGGTGGACGCAGCCTGCTCGTGGGTGGGGCTGCCGCGGCGCTCGGTCACCGCGTCGTGCTGAGGGTCGACGACCCCACTGACCTCCTCCTCGCGGGCCTGCCGCCCAGGTCGAAGCCGGTCGACCTGACACCCGGCCGCGGGCTCCTCGCCGATGGCCGCGAGGTCCAGCTCGCCCTGCCGCCGGAGCGCGAGCTCGCGACCGACTGGTCGGGCGCCGGCCGACTCCCGTGGCGGATCGATGCGCTGCCCGACCGCGTGGCGTTGGACAGCCTGCCCCGCCCGGCACCGACGGAAGGCACGGTGTGGGTGGGTGTGGGCGGCGACGAGCTCGCCCCACTCGGGCTCGACCCGGGACGGGTCGGCCGGAGGTGGGCGGTCGTCGGCGGGCGCCGCAGCGGAGTGAGCACCTCGCTGACGACCATCGCGACAGGCCTGCTCCACCAGGGACGACCGGTGTGCGCCGTCGCGCGGCCGAACGACGCCTGGGCAGGCCTCGTGGGTGACCCGCGCCTGTCGTGGTGCACCGATCCGCAGCAGGTCGCCGACCTCCTGGAGCAACGACGTCGGCACCCCGACCTCGCCATCGTGGTGGACGATGCCGACGACCTGGTTGACACGTCGATCGGCGGCGCGCTGCGCGAGTTGGCCGGGCTGGTCGATCGCGACGGCGGGCTGGTCGTCGTCGGTGCGCATGACGACACCCTGTCGCTGCAGTACCGAGGGTTGGCGATCGAGGTCGCACGGCACGGGTGCGGGATCCTGCTGGGGCCGACCAGCACCAGCGCGGCAGACCTGCTCGCGGCCCGGGTGACGGTGGATCGGGCGGCCCTACCCGGGCGTGGATACCTGGTGCGACCCGGGGTCGCCGTGCCCCTCCAGGTCGCCTCGCATACGGTCGGGGAGTGA
- a CDS encoding 5-oxoprolinase subunit B family protein, protein MTGRLLPSGERALLVEVDDLAQALALHRRLWVDDRLPGLLDAVVGARTLLLVSDSPASLRHVVAEVSGLLTVRAGSEPSEGFAPTDPSDGSGADTEVAEVAEVVEVVVRYDGPDLDEVAELTGLSRAEVVAAHTGRPWRVGFAGFAPGFAYLVDGDPRLDVPRRETPRTRVPSGSVGLAGAFSGVYPRSSPGGWQLIGHTEQVLWDLDRDPPALLRPGLVVQFTDAGGAS, encoded by the coding sequence GTGACCGGTCGACTGCTTCCCAGTGGCGAGCGGGCCCTCCTCGTCGAGGTCGACGACCTCGCCCAGGCGTTGGCGTTGCACCGTCGGCTGTGGGTCGACGACCGCCTGCCCGGTCTGCTCGACGCCGTGGTGGGCGCGCGCACCCTGCTCCTCGTCTCCGACTCCCCCGCGTCGCTGCGGCACGTCGTCGCCGAGGTGTCCGGGCTCCTGACCGTTCGGGCGGGTTCGGAACCGTCCGAGGGGTTCGCACCTACCGACCCCTCTGACGGTTCCGGTGCCGACACCGAGGTGGCCGAGGTGGCCGAGGTGGTCGAGGTCGTCGTCCGCTACGACGGGCCGGATCTCGACGAGGTGGCAGAGCTGACCGGGTTGTCGCGGGCCGAGGTGGTCGCTGCCCACACCGGTCGGCCCTGGCGGGTGGGCTTCGCGGGGTTCGCCCCCGGATTCGCCTACCTCGTCGACGGAGACCCCCGGCTCGACGTCCCCCGTCGGGAGACCCCGCGCACCCGGGTGCCCTCCGGCTCGGTGGGACTCGCCGGGGCCTTCAGCGGCGTCTACCCGCGGTCCTCCCCCGGCGGCTGGCAGCTGATCGGGCACACCGAGCAGGTGCTGTGGGACCTCGACCGCGACCCGCCGGCCCTGCTGCGACCCGGGCTGGTGGTGCAGTTCACGGACGCAGGTGGTGCCTCGTGA
- a CDS encoding DUF2505 domain-containing protein → MKIAKSIEYPGTPDAVFAVLSDVAFQEAKCAATAAIKHSANVETVGDHTVITTERVLPSDGLPDFAKSMVGDTLKVTETQDWGPASASGGRRGTVEMAVAGAPISLKGTLMLAPGPGCTVETLDAELKAKVPLIGGKIEKAAAPPIEEAIDIEAQTARTWLNR, encoded by the coding sequence ATGAAGATCGCCAAGTCGATCGAGTACCCCGGCACCCCCGACGCGGTCTTCGCAGTCCTGTCCGACGTGGCGTTCCAAGAGGCGAAGTGCGCGGCCACCGCAGCCATCAAGCACTCGGCCAACGTCGAGACGGTCGGTGACCACACGGTCATCACCACCGAGCGCGTCCTGCCCAGCGACGGCCTGCCCGACTTCGCCAAGTCGATGGTCGGCGACACCCTGAAGGTCACCGAGACGCAGGACTGGGGACCGGCCTCGGCCAGCGGCGGTCGCCGCGGCACCGTCGAGATGGCCGTCGCCGGCGCCCCCATCTCGCTCAAGGGCACCCTGATGCTCGCGCCCGGCCCGGGCTGCACCGTCGAGACCCTCGACGCCGAGCTCAAGGCCAAGGTGCCCCTCATCGGCGGCAAGATCGAGAAGGCCGCGGCCCCGCCGATCGAAGAGGCCATCGACATCGAGGCCCAGACCGCCAGGACCTGGCTCAACCGCTAG
- a CDS encoding WhiB family transcriptional regulator — protein MDWRDRAACLDEDPELFFPIGNTGPAILQIEEAKAVCRRCTVVDTCLKWAIESGQDAGVWGGMSEDERRALKRRNARARRAG, from the coding sequence ATGGATTGGCGCGATCGCGCTGCCTGTCTCGACGAGGACCCCGAGCTGTTCTTCCCGATCGGGAACACCGGCCCGGCGATCCTCCAGATCGAGGAGGCCAAGGCCGTGTGTCGGCGATGCACGGTCGTCGACACCTGCCTGAAGTGGGCCATCGAGTCCGGCCAGGACGCCGGCGTCTGGGGCGGCATGTCCGAGGACGAGCGCCGCGCCCTCAAGCGCCGCAACGCCCGCGCTCGCCGCGCCGGCTGA